A DNA window from Paraclostridium bifermentans contains the following coding sequences:
- the selD gene encoding selenide, water dikinase SelD produces the protein MEMMKRLTDMTTSGGUAAKIGPEVLASVLSQLPKNTSDKKENLLVGLETSDDAAVYKLNDETALIQTLDFFTPMIDDPYVFGQIAASNSLSDVYAMGGKPLVAMNIVCFPACHDMNVLAEILKGGMDKVKESGALLVGGHTVDDKEPKYGLSVSGTVHPDKVLSNATAKVGDKLVITKPIGVGILNTAMKEGLVDEETSKIVVETMVHLNKYAAMSFDNIKVNSVTDITGFGLLGHALEMAKASEVSIELNANEIPILNGAIDMAKMGIIPAGMYRNKQYISSDVKLENIEEAMEDILYDPQTSGGLLISVDSNTADILVEDMKKNGSIEAKIIGTVVDKNEKYITVK, from the coding sequence ATGGAAATGATGAAAAGACTTACAGATATGACAACTTCAGGAGGGTGAGCCGCTAAAATAGGGCCAGAGGTACTGGCATCGGTATTATCCCAATTACCTAAAAATACATCGGATAAAAAAGAAAATTTATTAGTTGGACTTGAAACTTCAGATGATGCAGCTGTTTATAAATTAAATGATGAAACAGCTTTAATTCAAACTTTAGATTTCTTTACTCCAATGATAGATGATCCGTATGTATTTGGACAAATAGCAGCATCTAACTCATTATCAGATGTTTATGCTATGGGAGGAAAGCCTTTAGTTGCCATGAACATAGTATGTTTCCCAGCATGTCATGATATGAATGTACTAGCAGAAATATTAAAAGGTGGAATGGATAAGGTAAAAGAAAGTGGAGCTTTATTAGTTGGAGGACACACTGTTGATGATAAAGAACCTAAATATGGTTTATCAGTGTCTGGAACAGTACATCCTGATAAAGTTTTATCTAATGCAACTGCAAAAGTAGGGGATAAATTAGTTATAACTAAACCTATAGGAGTGGGAATATTAAATACTGCTATGAAAGAAGGTTTAGTAGATGAAGAAACTTCTAAAATCGTAGTTGAAACTATGGTTCATTTAAATAAATATGCAGCTATGAGCTTTGATAATATAAAGGTAAACTCAGTTACAGATATAACAGGATTTGGACTTTTAGGACATGCATTAGAGATGGCAAAAGCATCAGAAGTTAGTATAGAACTAAATGCTAATGAGATTCCTATATTAAATGGTGCTATTGACATGGCTAAAATGGGAATAATACCAGCTGGTATGTATAGAAATAAACAATATATATCAAGTGATGTTAAATTAGAAAACATAGAAGAAGCTATGGAAGATATATTATATGACCCTCAGACATCAGGAGGATTACTTATATCTGTAGATAGTAATACAGCAGATATATTAGTAGAAGATATGAAAAAGAATGGGTCTATAGAAGCTAAAATAATAGGAACTGTTGTAGATAAAAACGAAAAGTATATAACAGTAAAGTAA
- the sdaAB gene encoding L-serine ammonia-lyase, iron-sulfur-dependent subunit beta has translation MAKDYSVFDVVGPNMIGPSSSHTAGAARLGKMALKIAGKPVKDVKFYLHGSFAETYKGHGTDKALVGGILGFQPDDARIRNSFDLAKELGVSFEFIKANLGENEHPNTVKMEMTLEDGSKAEVKGASIGGGNIKLTEMDGLPLDFNGSRPAVILEIKDIPGAVSFVTGLLAHNNKNIANMSTNKPAGAEYTFVTIETDEALDVDVLDQLRKFEVIAKAVVLDKF, from the coding sequence ATGGCTAAAGATTATAGTGTATTTGATGTCGTAGGACCAAATATGATAGGTCCATCAAGCTCGCACACTGCAGGTGCTGCAAGATTAGGGAAAATGGCATTAAAAATAGCAGGTAAACCTGTTAAAGATGTTAAGTTCTATTTACATGGATCATTCGCAGAAACATACAAAGGACATGGAACAGATAAAGCATTAGTTGGTGGTATATTAGGATTCCAACCAGACGACGCTAGAATAAGAAATTCTTTCGATTTAGCTAAAGAATTAGGTGTAAGCTTTGAATTCATTAAAGCTAACTTAGGAGAAAACGAACATCCTAACACAGTTAAAATGGAAATGACTTTAGAAGATGGGTCTAAAGCAGAAGTTAAAGGAGCATCTATAGGTGGTGGAAACATTAAACTTACTGAAATGGACGGATTACCACTTGACTTTAACGGTTCTAGACCAGCAGTTATACTTGAAATAAAAGACATACCAGGAGCTGTATCTTTCGTAACTGGACTTCTTGCTCATAACAACAAGAATATAGCAAATATGTCTACTAATAAGCCAGCTGGAGCTGAGTATACATTCGTTACAATAGAAACAGATGAAGCTTTAGATGTTGATGTATTAGATCAATTAAGAAAATTTGAAGTTATAGCGAAAGCTGTAGTTTTAGACAAATTCTAA
- a CDS encoding helix-hairpin-helix domain-containing protein codes for MKQKKNFIIIIVIIAISSVFLIKNNKFIEKNDSYVVSGAESEKSNLKNNDIEKNDNNQGDFSKIENIEDVKTVDKNENMTKKISIYISGAVNSPGVVELKSNERLMEGVKLCDGLTDEADTNRINLAMKVKDEGHYIIPKEGEEIALNDSNENVENNNNDNNSGEGESKKININNASKEELDSLPGVGEVTAQKILDYRDENKEFKSIDEIKNVKGIGENKFNDLKDYICIQ; via the coding sequence ATGAAGCAGAAGAAAAATTTTATTATTATAATAGTGATTATTGCCATAAGTTCAGTTTTTTTAATTAAAAATAATAAATTTATAGAAAAAAATGATTCCTATGTTGTAAGTGGTGCAGAAAGTGAAAAATCTAATTTAAAAAATAATGATATTGAAAAAAATGATAATAACCAAGGGGATTTCTCAAAAATAGAAAATATTGAAGATGTAAAAACTGTTGATAAAAATGAAAATATGACTAAAAAAATTAGTATTTATATAAGTGGAGCTGTAAATTCTCCTGGAGTTGTAGAACTAAAAAGTAATGAAAGGTTAATGGAAGGTGTAAAGCTTTGTGATGGACTTACTGATGAAGCTGACACAAATAGAATTAATTTAGCTATGAAAGTTAAAGATGAGGGACATTATATAATACCTAAAGAAGGTGAAGAAATAGCACTCAATGATTCAAATGAAAATGTTGAAAATAATAACAATGATAATAATAGCGGTGAAGGTGAAAGTAAAAAAATAAATATAAATAATGCATCTAAAGAAGAATTAGATTCATTACCTGGAGTTGGAGAGGTTACAGCACAAAAAATACTAGATTACAGAGACGAAAATAAGGAGTTCAAATCAATTGATGAAATAAAAAATGTGAAAGGTATAGGAGAAAATAAATTTAATGATTTGAAGGATTATATCTGTATTCAATAA
- a CDS encoding RidA family protein, which produces MMKQVIHTEKAPKAIGPYSQAIKNGNMVFVSGQVPFNPETMEIVEGGAKEQAARSLESLKEILAASGATFADVVKTTVFISDMNDFAEINEVYASFFGENKPARSCVEVARLPRDVKVEIEAIAIVK; this is translated from the coding sequence ATTATGAAACAAGTAATACATACAGAAAAGGCTCCTAAAGCAATAGGACCATACTCTCAAGCTATAAAAAATGGAAACATGGTATTCGTATCAGGACAAGTTCCATTCAACCCAGAAACTATGGAAATAGTTGAAGGTGGAGCAAAAGAGCAAGCTGCTAGATCATTAGAAAGCTTAAAAGAAATATTAGCTGCATCAGGAGCAACTTTTGCAGATGTAGTTAAGACTACAGTATTCATAAGTGATATGAATGATTTTGCTGAAATAAATGAAGTATACGCTTCTTTCTTCGGTGAAAACAAACCAGCTAGATCTTGCGTAGAAGTAGCTAGATTACCAAGAGATGTTAAAGTTGAAATAGAAGCTATAGCTATAGTAAAATAA
- the leuS gene encoding leucine--tRNA ligase, which translates to MNVYKPNEVEAKWQKTWDQNEQYKTDTNDTTKPKYYTLEMLPYPSGKIHMGHVRNYSIGDVIARFKKMQGYNVLHPMGWDSFGLPAENAAIKHGIHPHKWTMENIEDMKGQLKLLGLSYDWDREIATSTPEYYKFTQEIFLKFLEHGLAYKKKSFVNWCPSCETVLANEQVVQGACERCDSVVVKKDLEQWYFKTTHFAEELLQDLDTLDGWPEKVKTMQRNWIGKSTGAEITFDIDGSDKSVTVFTTRPDTVHGVSYMVLAPEHDLVKELVAGTEYEEAVEKFITKMYTMTEIERTSSDLEKEGMFIGKHVINPLNGQKVELWIANYVLVDYGTGAVMAVPAHDERDAEFAAKYNLNVVEVINEDNIMVNSGEFDGMEASKAFDAIIEKIEEMGIGKKTVNYRLRDWLLSRQRYWGCPIPVVYCDECGLVPEKKENLPVLLPTDIEFTGKGESPLTTSKEFMNATCPCCGKPARREVDTMDTFVDSSWYFLRYIDAQNTNEPFSKDAVNNWMPVDQYIGGVEHAIMHLLYARFFVKAFNEMGMLDFKEPFKNLLTQGMVLKDGTKMSKSKGNVVSPLEIIDEYGADTARLFVLFAAPPERDLEWSEQGVEGCFRFLNRVYRLVDELADKAKCDATMGELTKEDKAMRFTINATLKKVTEDLNEKFGFNTAISALMELINEMYKYKELETRNDAVIKEAIETIVTIIAPFAPHIGEELWTMIGKEGSIFDISWPKYDESALVKDEVEVVVQINGKVRGKLSVAANISREDMQEAAMNDEKIKALVEGKTIVKVVAVPKKLVNIVVK; encoded by the coding sequence TAAACCAAATGAAGTTGAAGCTAAATGGCAAAAAACTTGGGATCAAAATGAACAATACAAAACTGATACTAATGATACAACAAAACCAAAATACTACACATTAGAAATGTTACCATACCCATCAGGTAAAATACACATGGGGCACGTTAGAAACTACTCTATAGGTGATGTTATAGCTAGATTCAAAAAAATGCAAGGTTACAATGTTCTTCATCCAATGGGATGGGATTCATTCGGACTTCCAGCTGAAAATGCGGCTATAAAGCATGGAATACATCCTCATAAGTGGACTATGGAAAACATAGAAGACATGAAGGGTCAATTAAAATTATTAGGACTTAGCTATGATTGGGATAGAGAAATAGCAACATCTACTCCAGAGTACTACAAGTTCACTCAAGAAATATTCTTAAAGTTCTTAGAGCATGGATTAGCATACAAGAAAAAATCTTTTGTTAACTGGTGTCCATCTTGTGAAACAGTTTTAGCTAATGAGCAAGTTGTTCAAGGAGCTTGTGAAAGATGTGATTCAGTAGTAGTTAAAAAAGACTTAGAGCAATGGTATTTTAAAACTACTCACTTTGCAGAAGAGTTACTTCAAGATTTAGATACTTTAGATGGATGGCCAGAAAAAGTTAAAACAATGCAAAGAAACTGGATAGGAAAAAGTACTGGAGCTGAAATAACTTTCGATATAGATGGAAGTGATAAATCAGTAACAGTATTTACAACTAGACCAGATACAGTACACGGAGTTTCTTATATGGTTTTAGCTCCAGAGCATGATTTAGTTAAAGAGTTAGTTGCTGGAACTGAGTATGAAGAAGCTGTAGAAAAGTTTATAACTAAAATGTACACTATGACTGAAATAGAAAGAACTTCAAGCGACTTAGAAAAAGAAGGAATGTTCATAGGTAAACATGTTATAAATCCATTAAACGGACAAAAAGTTGAGTTATGGATAGCGAACTATGTATTAGTTGACTATGGAACAGGTGCAGTTATGGCAGTTCCAGCTCATGATGAAAGAGATGCTGAATTTGCAGCTAAATATAACTTAAACGTAGTTGAGGTTATAAATGAAGATAACATAATGGTAAACTCTGGTGAGTTTGATGGAATGGAAGCTTCAAAGGCATTTGATGCAATAATAGAAAAAATAGAAGAAATGGGAATAGGAAAGAAAACAGTTAACTATAGATTAAGAGACTGGTTACTTTCTAGACAAAGATATTGGGGATGTCCAATACCTGTAGTATACTGTGATGAGTGTGGATTAGTACCTGAGAAGAAAGAAAACTTACCTGTATTATTACCAACAGATATAGAGTTTACAGGTAAAGGTGAATCACCACTTACTACATCAAAAGAGTTTATGAATGCTACTTGCCCATGTTGTGGAAAGCCAGCTAGAAGAGAAGTAGATACAATGGATACTTTTGTTGATTCTTCTTGGTATTTCTTAAGATATATAGATGCTCAAAATACTAATGAGCCATTTAGTAAGGATGCAGTTAACAATTGGATGCCAGTTGATCAATATATAGGTGGAGTAGAGCATGCTATAATGCATTTACTTTACGCAAGATTCTTTGTTAAAGCATTTAATGAAATGGGAATGTTAGACTTCAAAGAACCATTTAAAAACTTATTAACTCAAGGTATGGTTTTAAAAGATGGAACTAAGATGAGTAAGTCTAAAGGAAATGTTGTATCACCACTTGAAATAATAGATGAGTACGGAGCTGACACTGCTAGATTATTCGTATTATTTGCAGCACCACCAGAAAGAGATTTAGAATGGTCAGAACAAGGTGTTGAAGGATGCTTTAGATTCTTAAATAGAGTTTATAGATTAGTTGATGAATTAGCTGATAAAGCTAAATGTGATGCTACTATGGGTGAATTAACTAAAGAAGATAAGGCTATGAGATTTACTATAAATGCTACATTAAAGAAAGTAACTGAAGACTTAAATGAGAAGTTTGGTTTCAATACTGCAATATCTGCATTAATGGAATTAATAAACGAAATGTACAAATATAAAGAGTTAGAAACTAGAAATGATGCAGTTATAAAAGAAGCTATAGAAACTATAGTTACAATAATAGCTCCATTTGCTCCTCATATAGGTGAAGAATTATGGACTATGATAGGTAAAGAAGGAAGTATATTTGATATATCTTGGCCAAAATATGATGAATCTGCTTTAGTTAAAGATGAAGTTGAAGTTGTAGTTCAAATTAATGGTAAAGTAAGAGGGAAATTAAGTGTAGCTGCTAATATATCAAGAGAAGATATGCAAGAAGCTGCAATGAATGATGAAAAGATAAAAGCTTTAGTAGAAGGAAAAACAATAGTAAAAGTAGTAGCTGTTCCTAAAAAGCTTGTTAATATAGTTGTAAAATAA
- the selA gene encoding L-seryl-tRNA(Sec) selenium transferase yields MNKRELFAQLPSVDEMLNQEMIINALNEYPRNILLEGIRESIEEKRREIVELKEENFDKFDITIDEVVRNTINKCNLKYSLSLKKVINATGTVLHTNLGRSLLSESIKDELWEAASRYSNLEYDIDKGQRGSRYTHLTDTIKRLTGAEDVLVVNNNAAAVLLVLSTMAKGGEAIVSRGELVEVGGSFRIPSIMSLSGADLVEVGSTNKTHLKDYEEAINENTKVLMKVHTSNYRILGFTQSVDVDELCELGKKHDLPVIEDLGSGVFLDISKYGLSYEPTVLDSIRKGADVVTFSGDKMLGGPQAGIIVGKKEYIEKMKKNQLTRALRVDKLTICALEATLRMYLDEEKARKEIPTLKMLTYTMNELEEKANNLYEKIKHLDKYANITIEDGLSQVGGGSMPLETIDSKVISITPKNINVSTLEKKLRLSDAHIIARVYDDKYVLDSRTIFEDEFEIVKNELEKALIGG; encoded by the coding sequence ATGAATAAAAGAGAATTATTTGCTCAATTACCTTCAGTAGATGAGATGTTAAACCAAGAAATGATAATAAATGCGTTAAATGAATATCCAAGAAATATTTTACTTGAAGGTATAAGAGAATCTATAGAAGAAAAAAGAAGAGAAATAGTAGAACTAAAAGAGGAAAATTTTGATAAGTTTGATATAACTATAGATGAAGTAGTGAGAAATACAATTAATAAATGTAATTTAAAATACTCATTATCATTAAAGAAAGTGATAAATGCTACAGGAACAGTACTTCATACAAATCTAGGAAGATCACTTCTTAGTGAAAGTATAAAAGATGAGCTTTGGGAAGCGGCATCTAGATATTCAAACTTAGAGTATGATATAGACAAAGGTCAAAGGGGTTCAAGATATACCCATTTAACAGATACTATAAAACGATTGACTGGGGCTGAAGATGTATTAGTAGTTAACAATAATGCAGCGGCTGTACTACTGGTATTAAGCACTATGGCAAAAGGTGGGGAAGCTATAGTATCTAGAGGTGAGTTAGTTGAAGTTGGTGGTTCTTTTAGGATACCTAGCATAATGTCGTTAAGTGGAGCTGATCTAGTTGAAGTTGGGTCAACTAATAAAACTCATTTAAAAGATTATGAAGAAGCAATAAATGAAAATACTAAAGTTCTTATGAAAGTTCACACAAGTAATTATAGAATACTTGGATTTACACAAAGTGTGGATGTAGATGAATTATGTGAACTAGGCAAAAAACATGATTTACCTGTAATTGAGGATTTAGGTAGTGGTGTTTTCTTAGATATATCTAAGTATGGATTAAGTTATGAGCCAACAGTATTAGATTCTATTAGAAAAGGTGCAGATGTAGTTACTTTTAGTGGAGATAAGATGCTAGGTGGGCCTCAAGCAGGTATTATAGTTGGTAAAAAAGAATATATTGAAAAAATGAAAAAGAATCAACTTACAAGAGCTTTAAGAGTAGATAAACTAACTATATGTGCGTTAGAAGCTACATTAAGAATGTATTTAGACGAAGAAAAAGCAAGAAAAGAAATTCCAACATTAAAAATGTTAACTTATACAATGAATGAATTAGAAGAAAAAGCTAATAACTTATATGAAAAAATAAAACATTTAGATAAATATGCAAATATAACAATTGAAGATGGGTTATCTCAAGTTGGAGGGGGCTCTATGCCTTTAGAGACTATAGATTCTAAAGTTATATCTATAACTCCTAAAAATATAAATGTTTCAACATTAGAAAAGAAACTTAGATTAAGTGATGCTCATATTATAGCTAGAGTATATGATGATAAGTATGTATTAGATTCAAGAACTATATTTGAAGATGAATTTGAAATTGTAAAAAATGAATTAGAAAAAGCTTTAATAGGAGGTTAA
- the sdaAA gene encoding L-serine ammonia-lyase, iron-sulfur-dependent, subunit alpha — translation MKYNFTSGAELIEKCKEFNMTIGQLCLEREAELSGLSKEEVREKMAVSLDIMKKATERAVTEDIKSVGGLIGGEAKKLENHRNTQKTVCGGLMNKALAAAMGTMEVNASMGLIVAAPTAGSCGILPGAIVTIGKEYGFSDDEMLDALFTASAIGAIITRNATVAGAEGGCQAETGAAAAMSAAGIVELMGGSVEAAVAAASHCLQNVMGLVCDPIAGLVEVPCQGRNAIGVANALISAELCLAGILNIIPFDETVEAMYKVGRGLPMELRETALGGVAATCTGNCLTKKIFG, via the coding sequence ATGAAATACAACTTTACAAGCGGAGCAGAATTAATAGAAAAATGTAAAGAATTTAACATGACTATAGGTCAATTATGTTTAGAGAGAGAAGCTGAATTAAGCGGACTTTCTAAAGAAGAAGTAAGAGAAAAAATGGCTGTTAGTTTAGATATAATGAAAAAAGCTACTGAAAGAGCTGTAACAGAAGATATAAAATCTGTTGGAGGTTTAATAGGTGGAGAAGCTAAAAAATTAGAAAATCACAGAAATACTCAAAAAACAGTTTGTGGTGGGTTAATGAATAAAGCTTTAGCTGCTGCAATGGGAACAATGGAAGTAAATGCTTCTATGGGTCTTATAGTTGCTGCACCTACAGCTGGTTCTTGTGGTATATTACCAGGAGCTATCGTTACTATAGGTAAAGAATATGGATTCAGTGATGATGAAATGTTAGATGCATTATTTACAGCATCAGCTATAGGAGCTATAATAACTAGAAATGCAACTGTTGCAGGAGCTGAAGGTGGATGCCAAGCTGAAACTGGTGCTGCAGCTGCAATGAGTGCTGCTGGCATAGTTGAGTTAATGGGTGGAAGTGTAGAAGCTGCTGTTGCTGCTGCATCTCACTGTTTACAAAATGTAATGGGATTAGTTTGTGATCCAATAGCAGGTCTTGTTGAAGTTCCTTGTCAAGGAAGAAATGCTATAGGTGTTGCAAATGCTTTAATATCTGCAGAACTTTGTTTAGCTGGAATATTAAATATAATACCATTTGATGAAACTGTTGAAGCTATGTATAAAGTTGGTAGAGGTCTTCCAATGGAGTTAAGAGAAACTGCATTAGGTGGAGTTGCTGCAACTTGTACAGGAAACTGCTTAACTAAAAAAATATTCGGATAA
- the ilvA gene encoding threonine ammonia-lyase, with product MTRVTLQDVKDARETIKDIVKTTDLLESVKLSEKTGANVYYKCENLQKTGSFKVRGACNKIASLTDQEKANGVIASSAGNHAQGVALGAKLSGIKATIVMPATAPLAKVTATKGYGAEVVQEGLVYDDAYAKAVEIQKETGATFLHPFNDKYVMAGQGTIALEIFEQLNSNVDTILCPIGGGGIIAGIATAAKALNPNVKIIGVQTANIPSMKESIEQGHVTTAFKATTIADGIAVKTPGDHTFEIIKELVDEVIVVEETEIAQAMLFLVENQKLVSEGSGAVSTAALLSGKYKPAKGENVVCVISGGNVDVNTLYRVIGTALTSEGRRYAFKTKIQDKPGGLAELTQIISGLNANILNANMTRPPKETLGSLYLEIELETFDQAHIDKIKSAVESAGFAIED from the coding sequence ATGACAAGAGTTACATTACAAGATGTTAAAGATGCTAGAGAAACTATAAAAGACATAGTTAAAACAACTGATTTGTTAGAAAGCGTTAAGCTAAGTGAAAAGACTGGGGCAAACGTATATTATAAATGTGAAAACTTACAAAAGACTGGTTCTTTTAAAGTAAGAGGGGCTTGCAACAAAATAGCAAGTTTAACTGATCAAGAGAAGGCAAACGGTGTTATAGCATCAAGTGCTGGAAACCATGCACAAGGGGTTGCACTTGGAGCTAAACTAAGCGGAATAAAAGCTACAATAGTAATGCCAGCTACTGCACCACTTGCAAAAGTTACTGCAACTAAAGGATATGGAGCAGAAGTAGTTCAAGAAGGTTTAGTATATGATGATGCATATGCAAAAGCTGTTGAAATACAAAAAGAAACTGGAGCAACTTTCTTACATCCATTCAATGACAAATATGTTATGGCTGGACAAGGAACAATAGCTCTTGAAATATTTGAACAATTAAATTCAAATGTTGACACTATATTATGCCCAATCGGTGGAGGGGGAATAATAGCTGGTATAGCAACTGCAGCTAAAGCTTTAAACCCAAATGTTAAAATAATAGGTGTTCAAACTGCTAACATACCATCAATGAAAGAATCTATAGAACAAGGACATGTTACAACTGCATTTAAAGCTACTACAATAGCTGACGGTATAGCAGTTAAAACTCCTGGAGATCATACTTTTGAAATAATAAAAGAGTTAGTTGATGAAGTAATAGTTGTTGAAGAAACTGAAATAGCACAAGCTATGTTATTCTTAGTAGAAAACCAAAAATTAGTATCAGAAGGTTCAGGGGCAGTATCAACAGCTGCATTATTAAGCGGAAAATACAAGCCAGCTAAAGGTGAAAACGTTGTATGTGTAATATCTGGAGGAAACGTAGATGTTAACACATTATACAGAGTTATAGGAACTGCATTAACTTCAGAAGGTAGAAGATATGCATTCAAAACTAAAATACAAGATAAGCCAGGCGGATTAGCTGAGTTAACTCAAATAATAAGTGGATTAAATGCAAACATATTAAATGCAAATATGACAAGACCTCCAAAAGAAACTCTTGGAAGTTTATATCTTGAAATAGAGTTAGAAACATTCGACCAAGCTCATATAGATAAAATAAAATCAGCAGTAGAGTCTGCAGGGTTTGCAATAGAAGATTAA
- a CDS encoding D-alanyl-D-alanine carboxypeptidase family protein, with amino-acid sequence MLKKVSVLLSFIITFVNLFAFGNISFAETPPPNISAQYAVLMDYTSGKVLYEKNSNANLYPASTTKMWTAYLTLKYAKNLDEVVTVGNIGNVGGTSMYLVPGEQVTVRQLLEGLLLVSGNDAAVVLAQHISGSIPEFANLMNEEAKKIGAKNTHFHNPNGLPDPEHYTSAYDMALMAREAMNNEDFRNIVNKKTIKVPATNLSPERTLINTNKFLTGTTTIPYKGQNTDIKYDIVDGIKTGYTDDAGKCLLSSAKKDDMRLVAAVFKADGEPNLYTDSRTLLDYGFDNFKSQKAIEKNDFVDSKFIWYAKGRKLEYAPKYSYYTVINKGETTPTFEAKANLNDIKLPIKKGDTVGTLEVYKDKGKNPVANIPLIAQNDVTNVFSSILNNPIVKSFQSIIIGAILIVVLFIVLVLVKKKVRKKKRRKNIYSKRKSNMYSNKKNHRRRH; translated from the coding sequence ATGTTAAAAAAAGTATCAGTATTATTATCATTCATAATAACTTTTGTTAATTTATTTGCATTTGGTAATATTTCATTCGCAGAAACACCACCTCCTAATATATCTGCTCAATATGCAGTTTTAATGGATTATACAAGTGGAAAAGTTTTATATGAAAAAAATTCTAATGCAAATTTATACCCAGCATCTACAACTAAAATGTGGACTGCCTACCTTACATTAAAATATGCCAAAAACCTAGACGAGGTTGTAACTGTTGGTAATATAGGAAATGTAGGTGGAACAAGTATGTATTTAGTTCCAGGGGAGCAAGTTACAGTTAGGCAACTATTAGAAGGTTTACTTTTAGTTTCTGGAAATGATGCAGCCGTTGTTTTAGCTCAACATATTAGCGGATCTATTCCAGAATTTGCAAATTTAATGAACGAAGAAGCTAAAAAGATAGGTGCTAAGAATACTCATTTCCATAATCCAAATGGATTACCTGACCCTGAACATTACACATCAGCTTATGATATGGCTTTAATGGCAAGAGAAGCAATGAATAATGAAGATTTTAGAAACATCGTAAATAAAAAAACAATAAAAGTACCAGCTACAAATTTATCACCAGAAAGAACATTAATTAACACAAATAAATTTTTAACAGGAACTACTACTATTCCTTATAAAGGACAAAATACAGATATTAAGTATGACATAGTAGATGGTATAAAAACTGGATATACAGATGATGCTGGTAAGTGTTTACTTTCTAGCGCCAAAAAAGATGATATGAGATTAGTTGCTGCTGTATTTAAAGCAGATGGTGAACCTAACTTATATACAGATAGCAGAACTCTTTTAGATTACGGATTTGATAATTTCAAATCTCAAAAAGCGATTGAGAAAAATGATTTTGTAGACTCTAAGTTTATATGGTATGCAAAAGGAAGAAAATTAGAATACGCACCTAAGTATAGTTATTATACAGTTATTAATAAAGGTGAAACTACTCCTACATTTGAAGCTAAAGCTAATTTAAATGATATAAAGCTTCCAATAAAAAAAGGTGATACTGTAGGTACATTAGAGGTTTATAAGGATAAAGGAAAAAATCCTGTTGCAAACATTCCTCTAATAGCTCAAAATGATGTTACAAATGTATTTTCATCAATTTTGAACAACCCAATAGTAAAAAGCTTCCAATCAATTATAATTGGTGCAATTTTAATAGTTGTACTTTTCATTGTATTAGTTTTAGTTAAGAAAAAGGTAAGAAAAAAGAAAAGAAGAAAGAACATATATTCAAAAAGAAAAAGCAATATGTATTCAAATAAAAAAAATCATAGAAGAAGACACTAA